TCCGCAGGTATTGATCACCACGATGTCGCCGCGGTCTTCGTGTACCACTTTTTTGCCGTTGGCCTGTAGCTGGCCCATCAGTACTTCGGAATCGTATACGTTTTTTGAGCAACCTAAAGTTACGATGTTGATCTGTTTTTTTCCTACTGATTTTGTTCTCATAAATGATTGAAATTGAATGTCGGAGCTGAAATATTTTGTGGGTGCAAATTTAGCAATAAAAAAAAGACTTTAAGATTTTACTTAAAGTCCTCATAAATAATTAAGTTGAAAGCTTTTACACGAGCGCTTTCAAATAATCGCCGTAGCCGCTTTTGCCGTATTTGGCAGCAGCTTGCAATAATTGTTCACGGTTGATAAAACCTTTGGAGTACGCAATTTCCTCGATGCAAGAAATCTTGAAACCCTGTCGTTTTTCAAGAACTTTTACAAATTCCGAAGCCTCATGAAGCGAATCGAAAGTGCCGGTATCGAGCCAGGCAGTTCCGCGAGACATTACGCCTACTTCAAGTTCGCCCTTTTCAAGATAAATCCTGTTAACATCAGTAATCTCAAGTTCACCTCGCGGCGAAGGCTTCAGATTTTTAGCAATTTCAACCACGGAATTATCATAAAAATACAATCCGGGAACAGCAAAATTAGACTTTGGCTCGTCGGGTTTTTCTTCGATTGAAATAGCCTTCAGATTGTCATCAAATTCCACTACACCATATCTTTCCGGATCTGAAACCTGATAGGCGAAAACGCAGCCGCCTTTCACATTGGTTTTTGACGCCAATAATTTTGGCAAACCAGCGCCGTAAAAGATATTGTCACCTAAAACCAGCGCTACAGAATCGTCGCCGATGAATTCTTCGCCCAAAATAAAGGCTTGTGCCAATCCATCCGGACTTGGCTGCACTTTATATTGAATTTTACAACCGATCGCAGAACCGTCGCCCAAAAGTTTAATAAAACCTTGCTGATCGTGGGGTGTCGTGATGATCAGAATATCTTTTATACCTGCCAACAGCAGCGTAGAGAGCGGATAATAGATCATCGGTTTGTCGTAAACCGGCATCAGCTGTTTGCTTACCGCGATGGTTAACGGATAAAGTCTTGTACCGGAGCCGCCGGCGAGGATAATTCCTTTCATCTTAACTGTATTGTTTATCGTAATATTTCTGATAATCGCCGCTCGTCACGTGGTCCAGCCATTCTTTGTTTTCAAGAAACCAGTCTATTGTTTTGGCAAGACCCTGCTCAAAAGTTACGGAAGGATACCAGCCCAATTCTTTATTGAGTTTGGTAGCATCAATTGCATAGCGTTTATCATGTCCGGGTCTGTCTTTAACGTATGTGATCAGTTTCTCTGAATGACCGGCAGGGTTGCCGAGTTTTTCATCCATCTGCTTAATAAGTTCTTTCACCAAATCAATATTCTGCCATTCGTTGAAACCGCCAATATTGTATGTTTCACCCGTTTTTGCCTCAAAGAATATCTGATGGATAGCTTTCGCATGATCGATCACAAAAAGCCAGTCGCGCGTATATTTTCCGTCACCGTAAATAGGAAGCGGTTTTCCGTTAAGAATATTTGAGATGCAGAGTGGAATTAATTTCTCAGGGAAATGGTTCGGTCCGTAATTATTTGAACAGTTCGAGACGATAAATGGCATTCCGTACGTGTTTCCATAAGCGCGTACCAAATGGTCGGATGCCGCTTTACTCGCTGAATACGGCGATTGTGGATCGTAAGCGGTAGTTTCTAAAAAGAAACCTGTTTCGCCCAAACTTCCGTAAACCTCATCTGTAGAAACGTGGTAAAAAAGATTATTTCGGGTTTCATCAGGGAAGCTGCCGTGCTGATGATCGGGGTTTAAAGTCCAGAATTCACGGCATAGATTCAGCAAATTAGCCGTACCGTTTACATTTGTATTGATAAATGCATTTGGATCAGTTATGCTTCGGTCCACATGGCTTTCGGCTGCAAGATGAAGTACAGCATCGGGTCTATGTTTTTCGAAAACCTTCCTGAGCTCGTCTACATTAGTGATATCTGCTTTTTCGAAAACGTAATTGGGTTCGTTTTCGATATCTTTTAAATTTTCAAGATTTCCGGCGTAGGTTAATGCATCGAGATTGATGACCTTTTTGTCGGGGTTATTCTTCACGAATTCACGAACGACGTGCGAACCGATAAATCCGGCGCCGCCGGTGATGAGGATTGAGTGCATATTTTGAGTGGGTGCTGGTTATTGAGTAATTGGGTTACGGAATAATTGGGTTGTTGGGTGATGAGTAATTACCTTATTAAAAATTTCTCTCTGAAAAAGTTGGCAAATGGCGGTCTTTTTCTGAAAGAAGAATGTCATTCTCAGGAAGTTTCCAGTCGATATTTAGATCCTTATCGTTCCAGATTACGCTTCCTTCGGATTCTTTATGGTAGAAATTGTCGCATTTATAACTGAAAACGGCCGTTTCACTCAACACCGAAAAACCGTGGCCGAAACCTCGCGGAACATAAAGCTGAAGCTTATTTTCGGGAGAAAGTTCTACGCCGAACCATTGCCCGAAAGTAGGCGAACTCTCACGCAGATCCACAGCGACATCGAAAACTTTTCCTTCAAGACACGACACCAGTTTGGCCTGGGCATGGTCGCCCTTCTGCAAATGGATTCCACGCAAAACACCGTAGGTTGATTTCGAAATATTGTCCTGTACGAAATGCCCGTTCAGTCCGGTGAGGTCCTCCCATTTCTTTTCATTAAATTTTTCGTAGAAATAACCTCTCTCATCTCCGATGATGGTGGGCTCAATTATGTAACAGTCCTTCAGAGGAGTTTTCTTAATATTCATAATTATTAGTTTGAGGCATAAATTTCTTCTATCATCTTCAGCACCTTCACACAGTCGTCGGTGGTCGTCTGAATTTGCTTTCCGTTATTTAAAAAGTCGATTACATTCTGGTAAAGATGATGATGGTTCTGGGCCGACCCTTTAAAACTTCCGTAATCATTCGCGCTGCTTGTTTCAGGAAGTTCGGGTTCAATATAATCTTTAATAATGCATTTCTCTACCTTGTTCATATATTGTCCGCCAATCTTCACAGATCCGTTTTCGGCGATGATAGTGAGTGAACTTTCGAGATTTTCATTCCAAACTGAAGTCGAAAATGTAAAACTTCCCATCCCGCCAGATTTAAGATCGAAGGTGATTATGCCACTGTCCTCAAATTCAGTTAAATGCGAATGGTTAAAATCTGCGAATTTGGATTTTATGTTGGTAATGTCGCCAAAAAGCCAAAACATAATGTCGAGATAGTGCGAAAACTGTGTGTACAGCGTGCCACCATCTAAATTTTTTGTTCCGCGCCACGAACCTTTTTCGTAATAATGCTCATTCCGGTTCCAGAAGCATGAAATCTGAACCATATAGATTTTCCCTAAAGCGTTGGCATCTATGAGGTTCTTCAGCCATACAGCGGGCGGCGAAAACCGGTTCTGCATTACAGGAAATATATTGACCTGTTTCTCAGAAGCAAGTTTTTCCAACAATTCAGCTTCTTCCGACTTTAGTGAAATGGGTTTTTCTATAATTACATGAATTCCGTGCATCACAAGAAGCGTCGCCTGCTCATAGTGCAAACCGTTTGGCGTGCAGACGGCAACGATATCTGCCTTGATACCACTGTCCAAAAATTCCTGCAAGGAAAGGAAATAAGGTGGCGTTTTCAGCCCAGCATAATCATCAGTTATAAATTTCGGATCGATAAGTGCAACAAGCTCACAGTCTTCGCTCTGAGCGACCATGTCTGCGTGTTTTTTTCCGATATGTCCGTAGCCGAGGATGGCTATTTTTAGTGTTTGTAACATTAGCAACAGGCGATATTCCGTGAATAAATATATCACAAAATTTATTGAACTTCAAAATAAACTGCGAAACTATCGGGCTGAATTTACCTTTACTTCTTCGCGGCCTTCGGGATTGCCTTTTTTACGGCATATTTTGTATAAAAATACAAAATGACCAACGGCATCAGCACCACTGGGAAAATCACTGCATCCGGCAGATCTGAGAAAATTACGAAGGCATTGATCAACAACTGGCAAACGGCATATACTGCACTCACTGTTAAATGTGAAATCTTCAGATCATTTGCAAAAAGCTGATAAAGATGGCGGCGGTGCGCCTCGAATATATTTTCTTTAAGTTTTAATCTTTCAAGTAGTGTAGCGATCACTTCCACCCCATACACAGAAAGAAATAAAATCCACTTCAGCTCGCCGGTTTTCAGAATAAGCAGGCCCAGCAGCGCAATAACCCAAAAAGCGATCCCCATGCTTCCGATGTCGCCCATGAAGCACTTAGCTTTTGTTCTGAAATTAAAAAACAGGAAAACTATTGTCGCAAGCAATGGATAAATTATGAAACCGTCGGCCGTAAAATCGATAATGTAGGTGTTAATATACCATAAAGAGAGCAACACCGCCAGCGTATAAAGCCCGGTAATTCCATTGATGCCATCCATAAAGTTGTAGGCGTTAAGGATGCCGATGATGATGATATAAAGAACCGGAATGAGCCACATAGGCTGAATTGCCAGAATATCGAGAAAAAGCATCAGAAATGTAACGACAACAACATGAAACGCAAGCCGGATCTTACTTGAAAGATCCGTGACATCGTCTATAAAGCTGATGATGCAGATCAACAGCAATCCGATGCCGAACATAAGGAAGTTATGATTTTCAAAATTAATATCAGATGCCGGCAGGCTAAGGAATCCAACACCGGCTATCGTTAAAAGAAAAAGCAGGAAAGCAACCGGAAACACCACACCACCGCCCCGTATGGTGACCTCAGAGTGGGCACTGCGATGGTTTGGTTTATCAATGATCTTATATTTAAGAGCAATCTTAAAATATGCAAGCATCAATATAAAAAGTAAAAGTGTTACAATAATATATTCCATTTATTTCTGAAAACTTTTGATCGTTTTTTCAAGGCTTTCTTCTATTGAATAGGGCAGATCTGAAACAGCCAACGTCTCTTTAATTTTTCGGTTAGACACAATATAGTTTTCGGTGAGTTTCTTTAAACGCTCGGTGGTCAAGGGTAGCCCCAATTTATCACCAATAGTCGCCGCAAACGAAACCATCGAAGTTGGTATTTTCAAAAGTAAAGCTTTTTTACCAATCGTTTTACCAATCGTTTGTACTAAATCGTTTGTTGACAGGTACCCATCATCAGCAAAGTTATAAATTCCCGACGGTATATCGGTGTGAATCATCCTATCGATAAGAAAATTTAGATTATCGATACTTAAAAAGGACCTCTTATTTTCGAAAGCTGCCAGTGGCCAGGGAATACCCTTTTCCACCACTTTATAAAGTAAATTGAGGTTACCTTGGTTTCCTGGACCGTGAATCATGCAGGGACGAATGATATACACCCTTTTGTTATCAGGTAGCGGCTTCGACAAAATATACTCCTCGGCCATGAGTTTCGACTGGCCGTAAGGCGTTTTGGGATTGGGGGTGTATTCTTCGTCCAACTCACCTTCGACTGAATCGGCCGCTGCTTTTACTGAAGAGAAATAGAAAAAATCACGAATATCCGAACTCAGAAAATCATCAAAAAGCCGGACGGTTAAATGGGTGTTGATTCGATAATATTCCTCCGCTTCACA
This window of the Flavobacteriaceae bacterium 3519-10 genome carries:
- a CDS encoding Glucose-1-phosphate thymidylyltransferase, translating into MKGIILAGGSGTRLYPLTIAVSKQLMPVYDKPMIYYPLSTLLLAGIKDILIITTPHDQQGFIKLLGDGSAIGCKIQYKVQPSPDGLAQAFILGEEFIGDDSVALVLGDNIFYGAGLPKLLASKTNVKGGCVFAYQVSDPERYGVVEFDDNLKAISIEEKPDEPKSNFAVPGLYFYDNSVVEIAKNLKPSPRGELEITDVNRIYLEKGELEVGVMSRGTAWLDTGTFDSLHEASEFVKVLEKRQGFKISCIEEIAYSKGFINREQLLQAAAKYGKSGYGDYLKALV
- a CDS encoding dTDP-glucose 4,6-dehydratase, whose translation is MHSILITGGAGFIGSHVVREFVKNNPDKKVINLDALTYAGNLENLKDIENEPNYVFEKADITNVDELRKVFEKHRPDAVLHLAAESHVDRSITDPNAFINTNVNGTANLLNLCREFWTLNPDHQHGSFPDETRNNLFYHVSTDEVYGSLGETGFFLETTAYDPQSPYSASKAASDHLVRAYGNTYGMPFIVSNCSNNYGPNHFPEKLIPLCISNILNGKPLPIYGDGKYTRDWLFVIDHAKAIHQIFFEAKTGETYNIGGFNEWQNIDLVKELIKQMDEKLGNPAGHSEKLITYVKDRPGHDKRYAIDATKLNKELGWYPSVTFEQGLAKTIDWFLENKEWLDHVTSGDYQKYYDKQYS
- a CDS encoding dTDP-4-dehydrorhamnose 3,5-epimerase; translated protein: MNIKKTPLKDCYIIEPTIIGDERGYFYEKFNEKKWEDLTGLNGHFVQDNISKSTYGVLRGIHLQKGDHAQAKLVSCLEGKVFDVAVDLRESSPTFGQWFGVELSPENKLQLYVPRGFGHGFSVLSETAVFSYKCDNFYHKESEGSVIWNDKDLNIDWKLPENDILLSEKDRHLPTFSERNF
- a CDS encoding probable oxidoreductase, producing the protein MIYLFTEYRLLLMLQTLKIAILGYGHIGKKHADMVAQSEDCELVALIDPKFITDDYAGLKTPPYFLSLQEFLDSGIKADIVAVCTPNGLHYEQATLLVMHGIHVIIEKPISLKSEEAELLEKLASEKQVNIFPVMQNRFSPPAVWLKNLIDANALGKIYMVQISCFWNRNEHYYEKGSWRGTKNLDGGTLYTQFSHYLDIMFWLFGDITNIKSKFADFNHSHLTEFEDSGIITFDLKSGGMGSFTFSTSVWNENLESSLTIIAENGSVKIGGQYMNKVEKCIIKDYIEPELPETSSANDYGSFKGSAQNHHHLYQNVIDFLNNGKQIQTTTDDCVKVLKMIEEIYASN
- a CDS encoding glycosyl transferase, family 4, whose product is MEYIIVTLLLFILMLAYFKIALKYKIIDKPNHRSAHSEVTIRGGGVVFPVAFLLFLLTIAGVGFLSLPASDINFENHNFLMFGIGLLLICIISFIDDVTDLSSKIRLAFHVVVVTFLMLFLDILAIQPMWLIPVLYIIIIGILNAYNFMDGINGITGLYTLAVLLSLWYINTYIIDFTADGFIIYPLLATIVFLFFNFRTKAKCFMGDIGSMGIAFWVIALLGLLILKTGELKWILFLSVYGVEVIATLLERLKLKENIFEAHRRHLYQLFANDLKISHLTVSAVYAVCQLLINAFVIFSDLPDAVIFPVVLMPLVILYFYTKYAVKKAIPKAAKK
- a CDS encoding UDP-glucose 4-epimerase translates to MNIIITGSTGFVGTNLSQYFEDNHYKVHRLSLRGDWSSLPDAHGLIHLAGRAHDTGSTCEAEEYYRINTHLTVRLFDDFLSSDIRDFFYFSSVKAAADSVEGELDEEYTPNPKTPYGQSKLMAEEYILSKPLPDNKRVYIIRPCMIHGPGNQGNLNLLYKVVEKGIPWPLAAFENKRSFLSIDNLNFLIDRMIHTDIPSGIYNFADDGYLSTNDLVQTIGKTIGKKALLLKIPTSMVSFAATIGDKLGLPLTTERLKKLTENYIVSNRKIKETLAVSDLPYSIEESLEKTIKSFQK